AGCCATTGCTTCGAATCCAGCTTGTATGTTTTCCGGTAAAGTCCTGATGGAAGCTGTGCCTCTTGCAGCAAAGTCCTGGAAGATTCATAAACCTTCTTCCAGTCAGCAGGTTTTTCCTCAGCCAGTAATCGCATAGCCTTCAGGTCCAGATAACTGCTCGTAAGCTTGTCCCCTTTCTTTTTATCTTCCCAATTATAGTAATCTGCCAAATAGGGGCCGCTCGCATTTCCCTGAATCAAGCCTTCTGCCACCGACATGCCAAGCTTTTTGTATTCGGGGTTCCCCCATTTCTGTCCTGCCTGTATCAAGGCGTGTGCAATTCTTAGATCATCAATGGAGGCATTCACCGGAGGACCTTTTTTTTCATCCCCAACCATCCATTTAACCCATTTTTTCGAAGACACCAGATTTTTATCTAGAAAATATACCTGATGATCAAAGAGGTCTTTTTTTTGACTTAGAAGTGCATACTCCATAAGTAATCCGGTAGATTCGGAAAGCTGGTCATGATTTCTTGCCGTATCCGGCTGCTTGAGTAAATCCGTACGCAAATTTGTGTATACCCCCCATCGTCACTCATCAAATGCCGGGAAACGAATGAATAGAGAGGACTATCATCAGGGCTGACCCCCGGTTTATGTTGTACGTTTTCCTTTTCCTGGCACAGGAATATTATGGGGAAGACGGCAGCTGCCAGCAAAATGCCTCCACCTATCACAGTTTTACACCATTTTGTACCCATACTGATTTCACCATCATTTATACATTTTTCATATAAGCAAAGAATAACTTTTAAAAAACCTGAGGCTTAGCCTCAGGCTCTTTATTTTTGCGGTGTTAAATAAATGGCAACAATAACCCCGTCCTTACCGTCCAGTTTTATCATCTTGTTGACAGTCAGATCCGACTCTTTTCCATATATGACCACATTCGGTGAAACTGTATATCTGGTTGAAGCGGCTGAGCCGTTGAGGGCCCGTTTCAAAGAAACTGTTGTAATTTGTCCATTGCTGTTTACCAGCATGCCTTCAAATTCTCCGGTTACTGTAAAATCAGGTGTGATTCCGGCATTTTTCGTCACCTCGATAAACACCGCGGAGCCATAATGGTGCCGTAATTTAATCTGATCTCCTGTGTTTAAAGCATAGGAACTAACCTTGCTGCCATTTTTGTACACATGAGCATCCTTATAGAACGGGTAGGTAAAAGTCTCCCCTAAATCCGTTGTTACCTGTAAGGATTGTCCGGGAGCCACAGCCGAAATACGTCCCTTAACAAGTGTGGGATCCTGAACCAAATCTCCGGCATTGCCTAAGATACCAGCATATTGTGCTCTTGTGATGATGTCATGAGGACGAAAAGTCCGTTCTCCGTTTGATTCGATAAATCCATAAATCAATCCTTTTTCCACTCCAACTGCCAAATATCCCTTATCCTCATCAGATAATTCATTTGTATCGATGAAAGGTAATTTATATAAGTTGAATCAATATTCTTAGCAAACCTTGGCAAGGAAAAAGGAACCATTTGTCGAATAAGAAACAGATCAAGAATAGACAAGTGGGGATGACAATGGATAAACATACCGAACTGGCAAAAGTAACGGCAGCCATGCAACAAACCAAAGAGCGCCGAATGTATGAACGCTACCAAGCGATCTATTTGCATTTGAAAGGCACATCCATGAAGGCGATCGCTGACATTTTGAATCGAAACCGAATGACGGTGAGCAGTTACATTCATACGTACGAGAACGGTGGACTGGGAGCCTTGCAAATCAAGCATTCCTCAGGTGCTCCTACTCGGTTGACGAAGCAGCAGCAGGATCGCTTGAAACAAACCGTCGCCTATTCGGTTCCCCATGAGGTCGGCTTTACGGCAAAGCACAACTGGACGCTTGAACTGATTGCCACGTACGTGGAACGCGAATGGGGCCATTGCTATTCGCTCCGAGGCATTTCCAAGGTCATGGAGCGGCTAGGGCTCAGCTATACGAAACCGACCTACACGCTCGCAGCAGCAGATCCCAAGAAACAACGCCATTTCACCGAAACGACCTTTCCTGAACTGAAAAAAAGCTACTGAACGAGGAGATTGATCACTTGCTGTTCGAGGATGAGTCGATGATCCGGGACTACCAGGCGATTCAGAAGACCTGGTTCCTTCGCGGGAAGCAACGCATCATTCCAACCACGGGCAAGCATCGTGGGGTCAAACTGCTGGCCACGGTTGACTATGAAACGGGACACATCGTTTGGCAAGAAGATGAACAGTACACCGCTGAAACGTTTCTTTCCTTTCTTCAAAAGGTCATGGCGACTTATCCAACAGGGAAACTGGCTCTGGTTTTGGACAATGCCCGGATTCATCATGCAAAGCTGCTTCGGCCGTTTCTGGAAGCGCAAAAAAATCGGCTTGAGCTTGTGTACTTGCCTCCATACAGCCCTCAGTTAAATATCGTAGAAGGACTCTGGAAATGGCTCAAGTCCAGTGTGATCAATAACGTATTCTATTCGGCCGTTTCCGAAATCCGTCTGCGTGTCGGGCAATTTATGGATGAAATCATGAAGCATCCTCATGCCATTATTGACCGGCTGTGCGTGCGACTTTGATTGCTATTTTCTTTCGTTCAACTTATATAGCTCCCTTTTTGGACAGGGCTTCTTGTTCCAGCCCCAAAGCTTTTACGGTAACTTTGGTTGCCCAAAGACGGCTCGCTCCCTGTTCAGGATAAAAATAAGATTCGCCTGGAGAGATTAAGTTCTCTTTTAAGCCTACTGAGACATAGCCTACTCCCCATGAACTGACATCATCAGCATCAAGAAAGGGCAGTTTGGTATTCATTTCTTCGGAAGATTCCGCCTGTTGTTTTTTGTCCACAAGGCGAAGAATAAAAGCTAAAGTCTCCAATCGGCTTATCGGCTTTCGCGGATGAAATCCACCATCCGGATAACCGTAAAAAATAGGTCTTGTTGCCAGGCTCGCAATAGGTTTAGCCGCCCATTCCACATCACCGCCCTGAATATCATCAAAGGATAATTTCAATTCCTCCTCTGGCGATTTTATTGCAGACGACGGCTGTTTTCCGCCCTGTGCCGATGTAACCGTACCAAGGCCGGCAGTAAATAAAGTAAAGGCAAGCCCGGAAAGTGCCGCTTTTTGCCAAAACTTGTTGTTCATCTTTGTTCCCCTTTATCTGTTTATGTATTTAGATCCTGCTTAAACTATGAAATAAATCAAAATTCATCTTAGCAGGCTATATTCATTATAAAGGCCAAACCGCCTATTCGTAAAATAAAGTTTTGACTATGAAAACAATCAAATCATCATTTGGATTTTTTGTTATTGTTTTCTTTATTCCTTGTATTCTGGTAAACTAAATTTTCAAGAAATTGTATTAAAGGAGACTGTATATGAAAAACCGGCGAAATCTATTCCCATTTAAAAGAGCCAGAGTTTTTCTTGCTCTTATGCTGAGTGCGTTACTTTTACTTTCCGGCTGCACCGGAGGTACGAATTCCCCTTCTTCCTCCGCACCGTCGGATAGCTCTTCCCCTGCTCCTGTTTCAAAGGAAGATCCGAATGCAGGATGTGAAAAAGGAGATTCTGCCAAAGCAGCCCAGGCTGAAGAAGAAGTCGATGTAGCTATCATCGGTTCAGAACTGGAAGGACTTTATTTGGCGCGGGCAGCAGCTGATGAAGGACTGAAAGTTAAAATACTTGATCCGAGGTCATCTTTTGGCGGTCAAGTGCTCCAGGGAGAGATGCTCTTTCTGGATGAAACCAAGGACGAAAGCAAGCATTCTCTGGTACAGGGAAGGGTAAAGAAACTATTCGATGGGTTCAAAGGGGCTAAAATCCGTAAAACGTCCGAATTTGAGGCGTATATGACCAAGCTGGTGGATCAGATTCCGCTTGAGCAAGGAGTAACCCTTGGCCATATAGATACAATAGCTTCCAACGGGGGATGCTCTGTGGACCGGATCGAATATTCGACTAAAGACGGTAAATCGCACAGTATTCACGCCAGGTATTGGGCAGACAATACGGACTATGCCGCTCTTGCAAGCAAATTGAAGACAAACCGGCTGCCGGGATTAGAGAAATTATATGGTCAATCCCGACCCGAATTTATGAGTGCCGGGATGATAATGAAGTTCAAACATGTAGATTGGGATAAATTCTCCAAAACCTATAACCAGCTGCCTGCTTCTGAAAAGAAAGAGCGGTTTGGCGGAGGTTATGTGAACAAAGATTTCGCTATTGGCTTAAGCGGTATTGCAAAACAATTTCAGCCGTCCAGTGACAGAACTTTCCTGCGCGGTCTTAATGCGGTCAATCAAAGGGATGGGGAAGTATTAATCAATGCCCTGCTTGTTTATGATGTTGATCCGGCCGATCCTTCCTCTGTCAAAACCGCCGTGGAATTAGGAAATAAGGAGACTCCCCGTGTACTGGAGTTATTCAAAAAAACATTACCGGGCTGGGAGAATGCAGAGGTCAATGGATTTCCCTCTTATCTTTACATACGGGAATATAACCATTATGAAAGTGAGTATGTGATGAAACCTTCGGATCTGCTCTCCGGCCGCATGTTTTGGGATAACGTCAGCATAGGGGGATATCCCATGGATTTGCAAGGTATTACGGCTAACAAATGGGGAACCGAGATGGGAAGACCGGACAAATACGGCATCCCGCTTCGCAGTTTCCTGCTTAAAGGATATCCGAATGTGATTCTGGCGGGTAAAAATGTGGGAGTATCAGCGATTGCGTATGGAAGCGTGCGAATCCAGCCCAACACTAGCCTTGGGGCGGAGATGATTGGCATCCTGATAGGACAGCTTCCTAAAAATCAGAATCTCGCCTCCATCTCCCGGGAAGAAATGAGCCGTATCCAAGGCTATGCAGCTTCCAAGTACAAGATTAAACTAAATGGAGAAGCAGGAAAAAATAAAATTAAAGACTGGGATCAGGATGAAATAAACAAGCTGGACGAAGGAGAAATCAGTTATACGAGTTATAAGCCGAAGAAACATTAATTTACACTAAGGATAGAGACAGGCAGGACTTCCGTCCTGCCTGTTCTAATTTAACTATGGTTAAAACGGTTTATTTAATTTGAACGTAATTTTTATGCCCTGGTTCTCAAACGTAACATGCTTTACCTTAACGACACCCGGAAGATGGTCATTCAGTCCGATGGACATAGCCGGGAGCTTAACAAAACTTAGCGGAAGATGAACGCTGCGGATTTTTGCGTCTTTAGGTGTGAGTTTTAAAGTACCGTCTTGCCATTCCATCGTATACCAGATTTTTACACCTGCGGGAATAGTATCTTTATAGAGCAGATTAATGTCTCCTTCCAGCTCATTTCCATTCAGCTTGAAATCAGCCCCGGTTATTCTGACATCAGGTCTTACATTCGGACGTTTTGCAATCTCCTTTTTGGCCAATTGGTTAATTTCATCACTTGATAATACAAGTTCTGTATTTAAATTTTTGACCATGTCCATTATTTTAGATTTCAGAGAAGTGTCCCGATAACGAAGGTCCAGCTCTTTCTGGGGTTTCACATACCAATAAATGCCCGCTCCAATAAGGACAATAAGCAAAATAAGAATAAATAAAGTCCATAATATTTTTTTCAGCATACCTTCCATCCCTTCTTCTATGAATCTTGTGGCAAACAGATTTATAGAAAGGCCGATCCTCCCGGACCGGCTTTCATATTTTTCCTTACTCAGGTCTGAATCTTTTAGGCTTTCCTTTTTGCTTACGGTCACGTTCCCTCTGCTTAACGGTTTTTTTTACTTTGGTAGTTTGCTGAGAAGAATTGGTCTGCAGTCTTTTTTTACGTGCAGGAAGCTCTTCCGGATTCAGAATATTGCCTCCATACAAAACCTTCTTATGGAATTGAACATGAAGCGATTGGCTGAATTTTTCCATAATAAATGTTTGCTTAGGGGTAACAATGGAAATGGCTGTCCCTTTTCGGCCCATCCGCCCCGTCCGGCCGATACGGTGAACATAATGATCCGCATCCAACGGAGGGTCCAGATTAATTACATGGCTCACCCCTTCGATATCGAGCCCCCGTGCCGCTACATCAGTTGCAAGGAGCAGCTGAAATTTATTGTTCCGGAAATCCTGCATGACTTTCGCCCGTTCCTGTTTCCCCGAATCCCCATATAATGCAGCTATAGACAGGCCTACATACTGAAGTTTAGCCAGAACCTCTCCGATATCATCGGTATCGTTAATAAACACAATCGCAGCCCGGGGATTATAATGGCGCACAAGTCTGCGGAGCATATCGACTTTGTCTCTCTCCTCACAGACAACGTATAAATGCTCATGGGCCGGCTGCTTCAGTTTGATCTGAACCTTAATAGGGTCCTGCATCCATCTTTCTGCTGTCTCCAGGATTCTGGGGGCATGGTAGCGGAGAAGAAAGCAACCTGTTTCGATTTCAACATGGTTTTTAAAACGGCTCCGACCTCCTGCATATTCCCCAGTTCGAACACCTGGTCCACTTCATCCACAATCACGGTTTTCACAAAATGAACTGTAAGCTTACGCATCTGGATCAGCTCTTTAATCCGGCCCGGAGTACCTACTACCATATGGGGACGCTCTTTCAATTTGTCGACCTGTCTGGATAGGGAAGCTCCTCCAATCAAAGGCTGAATACGTATTGAGCCGCCTTCAGTAAGCTTCTGTGCCACCTGGACAATCTGCATGCCGAGTTCTCTGGTAGGCACAATTATCATCACTTGGACATGTTTATCGTCCGGATCAATGTTATGCAGGGCCGGCAAGACATAAGCCAGTGTTTTTCCTGATCCGGTTGCGGACTGGGCTATGACATCTTGGCCACTAA
This Paenibacillus larvae subsp. larvae DNA region includes the following protein-coding sequences:
- a CDS encoding IS630 family transposase (programmed frameshift) yields the protein MTMDKHTELAKVTAAMQQTKERRMYERYQAIYLHLKGTSMKAIADILNRNRMTVSSYIHTYENGGLGALQIKHSSGAPTRLTKQQQDRLKQTVAYSVPHEVGFTAKHNWTLELIATYVEREWGHCYSLRGISKVMERLGLSYTKPTYTLAAADPKKQRHFTETTFPELKKLLNEEIDHLLFEDESMIRDYQAIQKTWFLRGKQRIIPTTGKHRGVKLLATVDYETGHIVWQEDEQYTAETFLSFLQKVMATYPTGKLALVLDNARIHHAKLLRPFLEAQKNRLELVYLPPYSPQLNIVEGLWKWLKSSVINNVFYSAVSEIRLRVGQFMDEIMKHPHAIIDRLCVRL
- a CDS encoding FAD-dependent oxidoreductase, with the translated sequence MKNRRNLFPFKRARVFLALMLSALLLLSGCTGGTNSPSSSAPSDSSSPAPVSKEDPNAGCEKGDSAKAAQAEEEVDVAIIGSELEGLYLARAAADEGLKVKILDPRSSFGGQVLQGEMLFLDETKDESKHSLVQGRVKKLFDGFKGAKIRKTSEFEAYMTKLVDQIPLEQGVTLGHIDTIASNGGCSVDRIEYSTKDGKSHSIHARYWADNTDYAALASKLKTNRLPGLEKLYGQSRPEFMSAGMIMKFKHVDWDKFSKTYNQLPASEKKERFGGGYVNKDFAIGLSGIAKQFQPSSDRTFLRGLNAVNQRDGEVLINALLVYDVDPADPSSVKTAVELGNKETPRVLELFKKTLPGWENAEVNGFPSYLYIREYNHYESEYVMKPSDLLSGRMFWDNVSIGGYPMDLQGITANKWGTEMGRPDKYGIPLRSFLLKGYPNVILAGKNVGVSAIAYGSVRIQPNTSLGAEMIGILIGQLPKNQNLASISREEMSRIQGYAASKYKIKLNGEAGKNKIKDWDQDEINKLDEGEISYTSYKPKKH
- a CDS encoding helicase-related protein — translated: MQDPIKVQIKLKQPAHEHLYVVCEERDKVDMLRRLVRHYNPRAAIVFINDTDDIGEVLAKLQYVGLSIAALYGDSGKQERAKVMQDFRNNKFQLLLATDVAARGLDIEGVSHVINLDPPLDADHYVHRIGRTGRMGRKGTAISIVTPKQTFIMEKFSQSLHVQFHKKVLYGGNILNPEELPARKKRLQTNSSQQTTKVKKTVKQRERDRKQKGKPKRFRPE
- a CDS encoding S-layer homology domain-containing protein, encoding MNNKFWQKAALSGLAFTLFTAGLGTVTSAQGGKQPSSAIKSPEEELKLSFDDIQGGDVEWAAKPIASLATRPIFYGYPDGGFHPRKPISRLETLAFILRLVDKKQQAESSEEMNTKLPFLDADDVSSWGVGYVSVGLKENLISPGESYFYPEQGASRLWATKVTVKALGLEQEALSKKGAI
- a CDS encoding glycosyl hydrolase family 8; this encodes MRTDLLKQPDTARNHDQLSESTGLLMEYALLSQKKDLFDHQVYFLDKNLVSSKKWVKWMVGDEKKGPPVNASIDDLRIAHALIQAGQKWGNPEYKKLGMSVAEGLIQGNASGPYLADYYNWEDKKKGDKLTSSYLDLKAMRLLAEEKPADWKKVYESSRTLLQEAQLPSGLYRKTYKLDSKQWLPDGQGYNLIDSLLAALHASEDGLSVEPTLSFLQKAWNKDGVLYGTYKEDGQTLTENESPAVYAIAVRLLRLQQDPLAEELKKRMGQLSVQDSNSPYYGGFLDTNTLECYSFDQLQALLVERE
- a CDS encoding DEAD/DEAH box helicase family protein, whose amino-acid sequence is MKLSFEQLHVDVSYVETLTRMGITEPTPIQEEAIPALLSGQDVIAQSATGSGKTLAYVLPALHNIDPDDKHVQVMIIVPTRELGMQIVQVAQKLTEGGSIRIQPLIGGASLSRQVDKLKERPHMVVGTPGRIKELIQMRKLTVHFVKTVIVDEVDQVFELGNMQEVGAVLKTMLKSKQVAFFSATMPPESWRQQKDGCRTLLRFRSN